In the Pseudomonas sp. ADAK2 genome, one interval contains:
- a CDS encoding MFS transporter yields the protein MPAVIYIFALCTFTFGLSEFVVAGLVSAISMDLHQSISDVGSAIAAYALGAAIGAPVITALLARWRDKTLLLLTLGVLAAGSVVISLAPNILTLHVVRFLVGLAHGVFMAVASNAAVKLVDPMRAGRALSLVWTGLTLSIALGVPMGTFFGSFWSWRVVFLAIGVLGLISTAGLVLLMPKQPPPPPLETPKAMQGLKAIMHRQLLMAATIAMLVSVATFSFFTFISPFLLDITQLSVQTLSLAMLLFGGCSILGNLLGGHLVDTFDTDRCLLGALIALVVNLLGLYLWGTSPLVTLTLIGLLGVIFFAIVTMSTLRLLRLANQYIPQSSAVAAGLNIASFNLGTALGGVSGGLVITYAGLAYIPIAGALAAFTAMGALWLQMSTRRVPASASPELDDLARNAAE from the coding sequence ATGCCTGCGGTCATTTATATTTTTGCGCTCTGCACCTTTACATTCGGCTTGTCCGAATTCGTGGTCGCCGGCCTCGTTTCAGCCATTTCAATGGACCTGCACCAGTCGATCTCCGACGTCGGCTCGGCCATTGCCGCCTATGCCCTGGGCGCTGCGATCGGTGCACCGGTCATTACCGCGTTGCTGGCTCGCTGGCGGGACAAAACCCTGTTACTGCTGACACTGGGTGTACTGGCGGCAGGTAGCGTGGTTATCAGCCTTGCACCGAATATTCTGACACTGCACGTCGTGCGCTTTCTGGTCGGCCTGGCCCATGGCGTGTTCATGGCCGTGGCCTCCAATGCCGCCGTCAAACTGGTGGACCCGATGCGCGCCGGACGTGCGTTGTCGCTGGTGTGGACCGGGCTGACGCTGTCCATCGCCCTCGGCGTGCCGATGGGGACGTTCTTCGGCAGCTTCTGGTCGTGGCGAGTGGTATTCCTGGCCATCGGCGTATTGGGCCTCATCAGCACAGCGGGCCTGGTACTGCTGATGCCAAAGCAACCGCCGCCGCCTCCGCTTGAAACCCCAAAGGCCATGCAAGGCCTCAAAGCGATCATGCACCGCCAACTGCTCATGGCCGCGACGATTGCGATGCTGGTGAGCGTGGCGACATTTTCGTTCTTCACGTTTATCTCACCGTTCTTGCTCGACATCACACAGCTCAGCGTGCAGACCTTAAGCCTGGCCATGCTGCTGTTTGGCGGCTGCTCCATTCTGGGTAATTTGCTGGGCGGTCACCTGGTGGACACCTTCGACACCGACCGATGCCTGCTTGGCGCGTTGATCGCCCTGGTGGTGAATTTGCTCGGGTTGTATCTGTGGGGCACTTCGCCATTGGTGACACTGACGCTGATCGGCCTTCTGGGGGTGATTTTCTTTGCCATCGTGACCATGTCGACCCTGCGCCTGCTACGCCTGGCCAACCAATATATTCCGCAATCCAGCGCCGTTGCCGCCGGCCTCAACATCGCCTCCTTCAACCTCGGCACCGCCCTGGGTGGGGTCAGCGGAGGGCTGGTGATCACCTACGCCGGGCTAGCCTACATACCGATTGCCGGTGCCCTGGCGGCCTTCACCGCCATGGGCGCACTCTGGTTGCAAATGAGCACGCGGCGCGTCCCGGCCTCCGCCTCCCCTGAACTCGATGACCTCGCCCGGAACGCTGCCGAATAA
- a CDS encoding amidase yields the protein MIEVTEVSIAELRAALESGQTTAVELVQAYLARIEAYDGDLNAVVVRNPEALNEAQASDARRAKGQTLGPLDGIPYTAKDSYLVKGLTAASGSPAFANLVAHRDAFTIERLRGAGAICLGKTNMPPMANGGMQRGVYGRAESPYNADYLTAPFASGSSNGAGTATAASFAAFGLAEETWSSGRGPASNNGLCAYTPSRGIISVRGNWPLTPTMDVVVPFARTMADLLEVLDVVVAEDPDTRGDLWRMQPWVPIPSVASVRPASYAELAANPEALTGKRLGIPRMYINADPEAGTSQAPGIGGPTGQRINTRDSVIELWKQARQSLEAAGAEVIEVDFPLVSNCEGDRPGAPTVFNRGIVSKEFLHHELWDLTAWAFDDFLRANGDPKLNRLADVDGPLIFPHDPGTLPNREGDLAAGMDEYVRMAERGITPWDQISTVPDGLRGLEQTRRLDLEHWMDRLGLDAVLFPTVADVGPADADVNPASADIAWSNGVWVANGNLAIRHLGVPTVTVPMGVMADIGMPVGLTFAGRAYDDSTLLRLAAAFEATGSKRMIPPRTPALTAKQ from the coding sequence ATGATCGAGGTCACCGAGGTTTCCATTGCCGAGCTGCGTGCGGCGCTCGAATCGGGCCAGACCACGGCGGTTGAGTTGGTCCAGGCCTATCTCGCCCGTATCGAGGCCTATGACGGCGACCTCAACGCCGTAGTCGTACGCAACCCCGAAGCGTTGAACGAAGCGCAGGCGTCCGATGCCCGCCGCGCCAAAGGCCAGACGCTGGGCCCGCTCGATGGCATTCCCTACACGGCCAAGGACAGTTATTTGGTGAAGGGCCTGACCGCCGCGTCTGGCAGTCCGGCCTTCGCCAATCTGGTTGCCCATCGCGATGCGTTCACCATCGAACGCCTGCGCGGCGCCGGGGCGATTTGCCTGGGCAAGACCAACATGCCGCCGATGGCCAATGGCGGCATGCAGCGCGGGGTTTATGGTCGGGCTGAGAGTCCGTACAACGCTGATTACCTCACCGCACCTTTCGCCTCGGGCTCTTCGAACGGCGCCGGTACGGCCACCGCTGCCAGTTTCGCGGCGTTCGGTTTGGCGGAAGAAACCTGGTCGAGCGGTCGCGGCCCAGCGTCGAACAATGGCCTGTGCGCCTACACGCCGTCGCGCGGGATCATCTCGGTGCGCGGCAACTGGCCGTTGACCCCAACGATGGACGTGGTCGTGCCGTTCGCCCGGACCATGGCTGACTTGCTTGAAGTGCTGGATGTGGTGGTCGCGGAAGACCCCGACACTCGCGGCGACCTGTGGCGGATGCAACCGTGGGTGCCGATTCCGAGCGTTGCTTCGGTGCGTCCTGCGTCCTATGCCGAGCTGGCTGCCAATCCCGAGGCACTTACCGGCAAACGTCTTGGCATTCCCCGGATGTACATCAACGCTGATCCCGAAGCCGGCACGTCGCAAGCGCCGGGGATTGGTGGCCCGACCGGGCAGCGAATCAACACTCGAGATTCGGTGATCGAGCTTTGGAAACAGGCGCGCCAGTCACTCGAAGCAGCGGGCGCTGAAGTGATCGAAGTTGATTTTCCGTTGGTGTCCAACTGCGAAGGCGATCGCCCCGGCGCGCCGACGGTGTTCAATCGCGGCATCGTGTCCAAAGAGTTTCTGCACCATGAATTGTGGGACCTGACGGCGTGGGCATTTGATGATTTCCTGCGGGCCAATGGCGATCCGAAATTGAATCGCCTGGCCGATGTGGATGGGCCGCTGATCTTCCCGCATGACCCGGGGACGTTGCCCAATCGCGAGGGCGACCTTGCGGCGGGCATGGATGAATATGTGCGGATGGCTGAGCGCGGGATTACACCGTGGGACCAGATCAGCACCGTGCCTGATGGCCTGCGGGGGCTTGAGCAGACTCGCCGACTCGACCTTGAACACTGGATGGATCGGCTTGGGCTGGATGCGGTGCTGTTCCCGACCGTTGCTGATGTCGGGCCGGCGGATGCGGATGTGAATCCTGCGTCGGCGGATATCGCGTGGAGCAATGGGGTTTGGGTGGCTAACGGCAACCTGGCGATTCGGCATTTGGGTGTGCCGACGGTGACTGTGCCGATGGGGGTGATGGCGGACATTGGCATGCCGGTTGGGCTGACGTTTGCCGGGCGTGCTTATGATGATTCGACGTTGCTGCGGTTGGCTGCGGCGTTTGAAGCAACGGGCAGCAAGCGGATGATTCCGCCGCGCACCCCGGCGCTGACTGCCAAGCAATAG
- a CDS encoding PLD nuclease N-terminal domain-containing protein codes for MQIEYVWIALAAVLVVIELWAINKVIKSGSKVDNKGVWIVVIVFVPLIGLIAWALAGPKHSTHSAQ; via the coding sequence ATGCAAATCGAATACGTCTGGATCGCACTCGCGGCAGTACTGGTGGTGATTGAATTGTGGGCAATCAACAAAGTGATCAAAAGCGGCAGCAAGGTCGACAACAAAGGCGTGTGGATCGTCGTCATCGTCTTTGTCCCATTGATCGGCCTCATCGCCTGGGCACTCGCCGGGCCGAAACACAGCACCCATAGCGCGCAATAA
- a CDS encoding fructose-bisphosphate aldolase produces the protein MTTNNPPRRFTPMSQFATDYPVLLIDNDAPIRELHNCVSERLNAVLKYLNLMGCTTLPDYAENDINTVTNIAWILIRDVHDVFRVIEQRGFDTPPNQ, from the coding sequence ATGACTACGAACAACCCGCCACGCCGCTTCACCCCAATGTCCCAATTCGCAACCGACTACCCCGTCCTCCTAATCGACAACGACGCCCCAATCCGCGAACTCCACAACTGCGTCAGCGAACGCCTCAACGCCGTCCTCAAATACCTCAACCTCATGGGCTGCACCACCCTCCCCGACTACGCCGAAAACGACATCAACACCGTCACCAACATCGCCTGGATCCTGATCCGGGATGTGCATGATGTGTTTCGGGTGATTGAGCAGCGTGGGTTTGATACGCCACCGAATCAGTAA
- a CDS encoding NUDIX hydrolase, with the protein MTTQRIRALALCVFHHDGKILVNEFCDPTTKQTFFRPLGGGIDFGETSAEAVVREIQEELGLPITDVRLIGTLESLFTYAGKPGHEIVQVYDAKFLDSTVYELPYLNAQESDGAAFTAKWHSCASFTDESPLVPDGLSDLLKKVALLD; encoded by the coding sequence ATGACTACCCAACGCATCCGTGCACTTGCACTGTGTGTCTTCCATCACGATGGAAAGATACTGGTCAACGAATTCTGCGACCCCACCACAAAACAAACCTTCTTCCGGCCGCTAGGCGGAGGCATCGACTTTGGCGAAACCAGCGCCGAAGCCGTTGTGCGAGAGATCCAGGAAGAACTCGGTTTGCCGATCACCGATGTCCGGTTGATCGGTACGCTTGAAAGCCTCTTTACGTATGCCGGTAAGCCAGGGCACGAAATCGTGCAGGTTTACGATGCGAAGTTTTTGGATAGCACCGTTTACGAATTACCGTACTTGAATGCTCAAGAGAGCGATGGGGCTGCGTTCACAGCGAAGTGGCATTCATGCGCAAGCTTTACTGACGAATCACCGTTGGTACCTGATGGGCTTTCCGATTTACTCAAAAAAGTCGCATTGCTGGACTGA
- a CDS encoding cupin domain-containing protein has product MDTGSRLKLVRESYKLSQRELARRSGVTNATISLIEQNRVSPSVSSLKKLLEGIPMSLADFFTFDQPPREHQYVFRANEQPDLGRHGLRLLLIGASVPSRQMRLLREQYAPGASSGEEPIVHSEGEECGLVTRGTVELTVDGQISVLNAGDGYYFPTTLPHRFRNIGADEAEIISANTPANF; this is encoded by the coding sequence ATGGACACGGGCTCACGACTCAAATTAGTACGCGAAAGCTACAAACTGTCCCAGCGCGAGCTGGCCCGCCGTAGCGGCGTCACCAATGCCACCATCTCCCTGATCGAACAAAATCGCGTCAGCCCCTCCGTCAGCTCCCTCAAGAAACTGCTCGAAGGCATCCCCATGTCCCTGGCGGACTTCTTCACCTTCGACCAGCCACCGCGTGAGCATCAATACGTGTTTCGGGCGAATGAACAGCCGGATCTTGGGCGGCATGGGTTGAGGTTGTTGCTGATTGGGGCTTCGGTGCCGAGTCGGCAGATGCGCTTGTTGCGCGAGCAGTACGCGCCTGGGGCTAGTTCTGGTGAGGAGCCGATCGTGCACTCGGAAGGCGAGGAGTGTGGGTTGGTGACTCGGGGCACGGTTGAGTTGACGGTGGATGGGCAGATCAGTGTGCTGAATGCCGGGGATGGGTATTACTTTCCGACAACGTTGCCGCATCGATTTAGGAATATTGGGGCGGATGAGGCGGAGATTATTAGTGCCAACACGCCGGCTAACTTCTGA
- a CDS encoding NAD(P)/FAD-dependent oxidoreductase has product MKPTTHVNSYYAATRNFTGEFPVLEELVECDVCVIGAGYTGLSSALFLAEAGYSVTVLEAARVGFGASGRNGGQLVNSYSRDVDVIEERYGDKTAEILGSMIFEGADIIRQRIQHYDIQCDYKPGGIFAALNKKQLKGLAEQKSSWERYGNKNLKMLDAADIKREVGSDNYVGGLLDMQGGHIHPLNLALGEASAIIGLGGKIYEQSAAVEITYGEPITVRTAKGVVRAKYLLIAGNAYLPQGLDNRVTSKSMPCGSQIVVTEPLSEQVARSLIKNNYCVEDCNYLLDYYRLTADNRLLYGGGVVYGAREPDDIEQLIKPKILKTFPQLKDVKIDYRWTGNFLLTMSRMPQFGRIEKNAYYMQGYSGHGVTCSHLAGKLISEMIRGDAERFDAFASLPHMPMLGGRTFQAPLTAMGAAYYALRDRFGI; this is encoded by the coding sequence ATGAAACCAACAACACATGTCAACAGCTACTACGCCGCCACCCGCAACTTCACCGGCGAATTCCCGGTGCTTGAAGAACTTGTGGAATGCGACGTCTGCGTGATCGGCGCCGGCTACACCGGTCTGTCCTCGGCGCTGTTCCTCGCCGAAGCGGGCTACAGCGTCACCGTGCTCGAAGCCGCCAGAGTCGGCTTCGGCGCCAGCGGTCGCAACGGCGGCCAACTGGTCAACTCCTACAGCCGCGACGTCGATGTCATCGAAGAACGCTACGGCGACAAAACCGCTGAAATCCTCGGCAGCATGATCTTCGAAGGCGCCGACATCATCCGTCAGCGCATCCAGCACTACGACATCCAATGCGACTACAAGCCCGGCGGTATCTTCGCTGCGCTGAACAAAAAGCAACTCAAAGGCCTGGCCGAGCAGAAAAGCAGCTGGGAACGCTACGGCAACAAAAACCTGAAAATGCTCGACGCCGCCGACATCAAACGTGAAGTCGGCAGCGACAACTACGTCGGCGGCCTGCTGGACATGCAGGGCGGCCACATCCACCCGCTGAACCTGGCCCTCGGCGAAGCCTCGGCCATCATCGGTTTGGGCGGTAAGATCTACGAGCAATCGGCGGCGGTGGAAATCACCTACGGCGAGCCGATTACCGTGCGCACCGCCAAAGGCGTGGTCCGCGCCAAGTACCTGCTGATCGCCGGCAATGCCTATCTGCCACAAGGCCTCGACAATCGCGTGACCAGCAAAAGCATGCCCTGCGGCTCGCAAATCGTCGTCACCGAACCGTTGTCCGAGCAAGTTGCGCGCAGCCTGATCAAAAACAACTACTGCGTCGAAGACTGCAACTACCTGCTCGACTACTACCGCCTCACCGCCGACAACCGTCTGCTGTATGGCGGCGGCGTGGTCTACGGCGCGCGTGAGCCGGACGACATCGAGCAACTGATCAAACCGAAAATCCTCAAGACCTTCCCGCAACTGAAGGACGTGAAAATCGACTACCGCTGGACCGGCAACTTCCTGCTGACCATGTCGCGCATGCCGCAGTTCGGCCGCATCGAGAAAAACGCCTACTACATGCAAGGCTACAGCGGCCACGGCGTCACCTGCTCACACCTGGCCGGCAAACTCATCAGCGAAATGATCCGCGGCGACGCCGAACGCTTCGATGCGTTCGCCTCCCTGCCGCACATGCCGATGCTCGGCGGCCGCACCTTCCAGGCGCCGCTGACCGCAATGGGCGCTGCGTACTACGCACTGCGCGACCGTTTCGGTATCTAA
- a CDS encoding aldehyde dehydrogenase yields MTNTRSDWEQRFQSLSIEGRAFIDGQYRAALSGDTFECISPVDGRFLANVASTDEADANAAVAVARQTFESGIWARLAPAERKKILIRFADLILANQEELALLETLDMGKPISDSMNIDIPATANAIRWSAEAIDKIYDEVAATPHDQLGLITREPTGVVAAIVPWNFPLIMASWKFAPALAAGNSFILKPSEKSPLTAIRIAQLALDAGIPKGVFNVLPGYGHTVGKALALHMDVDVLAFTGSTAIAKQLLIYAGQSNMKRVWLEAGGKSPNVVFADAPDLRAAAQAAAGAIAFNQGEVCTAGSRLLVERSIREQFIPLLVEALQAWKPGHALDPETTVGAVVDQRQLDNVLRYIQVGKDQGAQLIAGGSRTLESTGGLYVDPAIFDGVTNAMTIAQEEIFGPVLSLITFDTFDEALAIANDSIFGLAAGVWTSNLSKAHTFARGLRAGSVWVNQYDGGDMTAPFGGFKQSGNGRDKSLHAFDKYTELKATWIKL; encoded by the coding sequence ATGACAAACACTCGCAGCGACTGGGAACAACGCTTCCAGTCCTTATCCATCGAAGGCCGGGCCTTTATCGACGGGCAATACCGCGCAGCACTTAGCGGTGACACCTTCGAATGCATCAGCCCGGTCGACGGCCGCTTCCTGGCCAACGTCGCCAGCACCGACGAAGCCGACGCCAACGCGGCCGTCGCCGTCGCACGGCAGACGTTCGAGTCCGGCATCTGGGCGCGTCTTGCACCTGCCGAACGTAAAAAAATTCTGATCCGCTTCGCCGATCTCATCCTGGCGAACCAGGAAGAACTGGCCCTGCTCGAAACCCTCGACATGGGCAAACCGATCAGCGACTCGATGAACATCGACATTCCGGCGACCGCCAACGCGATCCGCTGGAGCGCCGAGGCCATCGACAAGATCTACGACGAAGTCGCCGCCACGCCCCACGATCAACTCGGCCTCATCACCCGTGAACCCACCGGTGTGGTCGCCGCCATCGTGCCGTGGAACTTCCCGCTGATCATGGCCAGCTGGAAGTTCGCCCCGGCCCTGGCCGCCGGCAACTCGTTCATCCTCAAGCCTTCGGAAAAGTCGCCACTGACCGCGATCCGCATCGCGCAATTAGCGTTGGACGCGGGCATTCCGAAAGGCGTGTTCAACGTCCTGCCAGGCTACGGTCACACCGTCGGCAAGGCGCTGGCGTTGCACATGGACGTCGACGTGTTGGCCTTCACCGGCTCCACCGCGATTGCCAAGCAACTGCTGATCTACGCCGGGCAAAGCAACATGAAACGCGTTTGGCTCGAGGCAGGGGGGAAGAGTCCAAACGTGGTGTTCGCCGACGCGCCGGATTTGCGCGCGGCAGCACAAGCAGCGGCGGGGGCGATTGCCTTCAACCAGGGCGAAGTCTGCACCGCCGGTTCGCGGTTGCTGGTGGAGCGCTCGATTCGCGAGCAGTTCATTCCGCTGCTGGTGGAAGCGCTGCAAGCCTGGAAACCGGGGCACGCCCTGGATCCTGAAACCACCGTCGGCGCCGTGGTTGATCAGCGTCAACTGGACAACGTGCTGCGCTACATCCAGGTCGGCAAAGACCAGGGCGCGCAGTTGATCGCGGGCGGCAGCCGCACCCTCGAAAGCACCGGTGGCCTGTACGTGGACCCGGCGATTTTCGACGGCGTGACCAACGCCATGACCATCGCCCAGGAAGAAATCTTCGGCCCGGTGCTGTCGCTGATCACCTTCGACACCTTCGATGAAGCGCTGGCCATCGCCAACGACAGCATCTTCGGCCTGGCCGCCGGCGTCTGGACCAGCAACCTGAGCAAGGCCCACACCTTCGCTCGCGGATTGCGCGCCGGTAGCGTCTGGGTCAACCAGTACGACGGCGGCGACATGACCGCGCCGTTCGGCGGGTTCAAGCAGTCGGGTAACGGTCGGGACAAATCGCTGCATGCGTTCGACAAATACACCGAACTCAAAGCGACCTGGATCAAGCTCTAA
- a CDS encoding glutamine synthetase family protein, giving the protein MSVPLRTVQLNEANAFLKKYPEVLYVDLLIADMNGVVRGKRIERTSLHKVYEKGINLPASLFALDINGSTVESTGLGLDIGDSDRICYPIPDTLSIEPWQKRPTAQLLMTMHELEGQPFFADPREVLANVVRKFDDMGLTICAAFELEFYLIDQDNVNGRPQSPRSPVSGKRPVSTQVYLIDDLDEYVDCLQDILEGAKEQGIPADAIVKESAPAQFEVNLHHVNDPIKACDYAVLLKRLVKNIAYDHEMDTTFMAKPYPGQAGNGLHVHISILDKEGNNIFASEDPEQNAALRHAIGGVLETLPAQMAFLCPNVNSYRRFGAQFYVPNSPSWGIDNRTVAVRVPTGSADSVRIEHRVAGADANPYLLMASVLAGIHHGLTNKIEPGPPVEGNSYEQNEQSLPNNLRDALRELDDSEVMAKYIDPLYIDVFVACKESELAEFENSISDLEYNWYLHTV; this is encoded by the coding sequence ATGTCGGTCCCTCTGCGTACCGTTCAACTCAACGAAGCAAACGCATTCCTTAAGAAATATCCTGAGGTTTTGTACGTCGACCTTCTGATTGCGGATATGAACGGTGTGGTGCGCGGCAAGCGCATCGAACGCACCAGTCTTCATAAGGTTTACGAAAAAGGCATCAACCTCCCGGCGTCGCTGTTTGCCCTGGACATCAACGGTTCTACGGTGGAAAGCACCGGCCTGGGTCTGGACATCGGCGACTCCGATCGAATCTGCTACCCCATCCCGGACACCCTGAGCATTGAGCCGTGGCAGAAGCGCCCAACCGCGCAACTGTTGATGACCATGCACGAACTCGAAGGCCAACCGTTCTTCGCCGATCCGCGTGAAGTACTGGCTAATGTCGTGCGCAAATTCGACGACATGGGCCTGACCATCTGCGCGGCATTTGAACTCGAGTTCTACCTGATCGATCAGGACAACGTGAATGGCCGTCCGCAGTCACCGCGTTCGCCGGTATCGGGCAAGCGTCCGGTGTCGACCCAGGTGTACTTGATCGACGACCTCGACGAATACGTCGATTGCCTGCAAGACATCCTCGAAGGTGCGAAAGAGCAGGGCATCCCTGCTGATGCGATCGTCAAGGAAAGCGCCCCGGCGCAGTTCGAAGTCAACCTGCATCACGTCAACGACCCGATCAAGGCCTGCGACTACGCGGTGTTGCTCAAGCGTCTGGTGAAGAACATCGCCTACGACCACGAGATGGACACCACCTTCATGGCCAAGCCGTATCCGGGCCAGGCGGGCAACGGTTTGCACGTGCACATTTCGATTCTCGACAAAGAAGGCAACAACATCTTTGCCAGCGAGGATCCCGAGCAGAACGCCGCACTGCGTCACGCGATCGGCGGTGTGCTCGAGACCCTGCCGGCGCAGATGGCCTTCCTGTGCCCGAACGTCAACTCGTACCGCCGCTTCGGCGCGCAGTTCTATGTACCGAACTCGCCGAGCTGGGGCATCGACAACCGTACCGTTGCGGTGCGAGTGCCGACCGGTTCGGCGGACTCGGTGCGCATCGAGCACCGGGTTGCCGGTGCGGATGCCAACCCGTACCTGTTGATGGCCTCGGTCCTGGCCGGTATTCACCACGGCCTGACCAACAAAATCGAGCCAGGCCCACCGGTCGAAGGCAACAGCTACGAGCAGAATGAACAGAGCCTGCCGAACAACCTGCGCGACGCATTGCGCGAGCTGGACGACAGCGAAGTCATGGCCAAATACATCGACCCGCTCTACATCGACGTGTTCGTGGCGTGCAAGGAAAGCGAGCTGGCCGAGTTCGAGAACTCCATCTCGGACCTTGAGTACAACTGGTATTTGCACACCGTTTGA
- a CDS encoding gamma-glutamyl-gamma-aminobutyrate hydrolase family protein, whose product MAFKPLIGVTACVKQIGLHPYHVSGDKYLRAVSVAALGLPVVIPSLGELTDIEDLLAQLDGLLLTGSPSNVEPFHYQGPASAPGTDHDPARDATTLPLLRAAIAAGVPVLGICRGFQEMNVAFGGSLHQKVHELPGMLDHREADSPELAVQYAPAHAVTVQPGGVFEALELPAEFMVNSIHSQGIDRLAPGLRCEAVAPDGLIEAISVEHSPTFAVGVQWHPEWQVLSNPQYLSIFQAFGDACRQRAALRKKR is encoded by the coding sequence ATGGCATTCAAGCCATTGATCGGCGTTACAGCGTGCGTCAAACAGATTGGCCTGCACCCCTACCACGTCAGCGGCGACAAGTACTTGCGTGCTGTCAGCGTCGCGGCTCTGGGGCTGCCCGTGGTCATTCCTTCCCTGGGCGAACTGACCGACATCGAGGACTTGCTCGCGCAGCTCGACGGTTTGTTGCTGACCGGCTCGCCCTCAAACGTGGAACCCTTCCACTATCAAGGCCCCGCCAGCGCTCCCGGCACGGATCACGATCCGGCGCGGGACGCCACGACCCTTCCTTTATTGCGTGCAGCCATTGCCGCCGGTGTACCGGTGTTGGGCATCTGCCGCGGTTTTCAGGAAATGAACGTCGCGTTTGGTGGCAGCCTGCATCAGAAAGTGCATGAACTGCCCGGGATGCTCGATCACCGTGAAGCGGACAGTCCGGAGTTGGCGGTGCAATACGCGCCGGCTCATGCGGTGACTGTGCAGCCGGGCGGCGTGTTCGAAGCGCTGGAGCTGCCGGCCGAGTTCATGGTCAATTCGATTCACAGCCAGGGCATTGATCGACTGGCGCCGGGCCTGCGTTGCGAAGCGGTGGCGCCGGACGGTTTGATCGAAGCGATCTCGGTGGAGCACAGCCCGACTTTTGCGGTCGGCGTGCAATGGCACCCGGAATGGCAGGTGCTCTCGAATCCTCAGTATTTAAGTATTTTCCAGGCGTTTGGCGATGCGTGCCGGCAACGGGCGGCGCTACGTAAAAAACGCTGA
- the potA gene encoding polyamine ABC transporter ATP-binding protein, with protein MANASSTYRKALEGHQAPKKVLVKIDRVTKKFDETTAVDDVSLEIHQGEIFALLGGSGSGKSTLLRMLAGFERPTEGRILLDGVDITDMPPYERPINMMFQSYALFPHMTVAQNIAFGLKQDRLSASEIDARVEEMLRLVHMTQYAKRKPHQLSGGQRQRVALARSLAKRPKLLLLDEPMGALDKKLRSQMQLELVQIIERVGVTCVMVTHDQEEAMTMAERIAIMHLGWIAQIGSPVDIYEAPVSRMVCEFIGNVNAFDGTVVEDLEGHAIIHSPDLEQKIYVGHGVSTSVQDKSITYAIRPEKMLVSTLKPEQRYNWSKGKVHDIAYLGGHSVFYVELPGGKVVQSFMANAERRGARPTWDDQVYVWWEDDSGVVLRS; from the coding sequence ATGGCAAATGCCTCCAGCACTTACAGGAAGGCTCTTGAAGGTCACCAGGCACCGAAAAAGGTCTTGGTGAAAATCGATCGCGTGACCAAGAAGTTCGACGAAACCACCGCGGTGGACGATGTGTCCCTGGAGATCCATCAAGGCGAAATCTTCGCCCTGCTCGGTGGCTCCGGTTCGGGCAAATCGACCCTGCTGCGCATGCTTGCAGGCTTCGAGCGCCCGACCGAAGGGCGAATCTTGCTCGACGGTGTCGACATCACCGACATGCCGCCCTACGAGCGGCCGATCAACATGATGTTCCAGTCTTACGCGCTGTTCCCACACATGACGGTGGCGCAGAACATCGCCTTCGGTTTGAAGCAGGATCGCTTGTCCGCCAGCGAAATCGACGCCCGTGTGGAAGAGATGCTGCGCCTGGTGCACATGACCCAATACGCCAAACGCAAACCCCATCAGTTGTCCGGCGGCCAGCGTCAGCGCGTCGCCCTCGCCCGCTCCCTGGCCAAACGTCCGAAGCTGTTGTTGCTCGACGAACCCATGGGCGCGCTGGATAAAAAACTGCGGTCGCAGATGCAACTGGAACTGGTGCAGATCATCGAGCGGGTCGGCGTGACCTGTGTGATGGTGACCCACGACCAGGAAGAAGCCATGACCATGGCCGAGCGCATCGCGATCATGCACCTCGGCTGGATCGCCCAGATCGGCAGCCCGGTGGACATCTACGAAGCGCCAGTCAGCCGCATGGTCTGTGAATTCATCGGCAACGTGAACGCCTTCGACGGCACCGTTGTGGAAGACCTTGAAGGTCACGCGATCATCCACAGTCCGGACCTGGAGCAGAAGATTTACGTCGGTCACGGCGTCAGCACCTCGGTGCAGGACAAGTCGATCACCTACGCCATCCGCCCGGAAAAAATGCTGGTCAGCACGCTCAAGCCGGAGCAGCGCTACAACTGGTCCAAAGGCAAGGTGCATGACATCGCCTACCTCGGCGGCCACTCGGTGTTCTACGTCGAACTGCCCGGCGGCAAAGTCGTGCAGTCGTTCATGGCCAACGCCGAACGCCGGGGCGCACGTCCGACCTGGGACGATCAAGTCTACGTGTGGTGGGAAGACGACAGCGGCGTGGTACTGCGCTCATGA